The following proteins are encoded in a genomic region of Ornithodoros turicata isolate Travis chromosome 6, ASM3712646v1, whole genome shotgun sequence:
- the LOC135398724 gene encoding uncharacterized protein K02A2.6-like, with product MEELGVIRKVEHATEWCSLMVVVKKKNGKLRICVDYAELNKQIVRERVMMPTVEENLSKISGAAVFSKLDANAGYWQFPLYPESSELTTFITLLGRYQFLRLPFGIATAPEFFQREMLRILEGLAGTTCHMDDILVYGSNRKEHDKRLDAVLRRLSDAGVTLNKEKCEFGKQRIQFLGHILSPGGISADPEKTEAIRKLPVPASLSELRAFFGMLNHLMKFLPGLSEISKPLRDLLASDAAWIWGPQQQRAFDSLKDQLTRTPVLTYYDPGRPHTLSVDASSYGLGAVLLQEDLDGQRRPVAYASRALTSTEERYAQVEKEALAITWACEKFRMYVLGLRFHVETDHKPLVPIFSTKRLDDLTSRLQRTRLRTMEYDFSIDHVPGKHLHTADVLSRNPVQRSNGGLLEIALKDYEALAIESLPASDSMLPRIRQAQEADRTLQLVTHYSATQWPETRDLSPEVRLYASVAAELSVVDGLLLRGARLVIPPSLRQEVLEKLHVGHQGVSRCRANARETVWWPGISANLQDFVHKCPACQAHRRPGAEPLLQTPLPARPWEVIGMDIFYAKSRNYLVVVDYFSKFFELAPLKKTATADVISKLEPIFARFGFPDVIRSDNGPQFASHDFKRFLSKHDIRHVTSSPYYPQGNGQAERTVQTAKMLLAKSPNVHQALLAHRSTPGQCGYSPAELLMGRKSTVPTTHDNLIPQWSHLTEYRKAYHEAQKSQASTYDTRRRACERQELPSETHVRILSGAATHGTILGTGSTPRSYVVQTSAGVTRRTSRHLQADSSSHRDDQAVQQRYSDQTTGETSHASQNQAE from the coding sequence ATGGAGGAACTCGGCGTGATACGGAAGGTGGAACACGCCACAGAATGGTGCTCCctaatggtggtggtgaagaaAAAGAATGGAAAACTTCGTATATGCGTTGACTACGCAGAGCTTAACAAACAAATAGTCCGGGAGCGTGTCATGATGCCAACAGTTGAAGAAAATCTCAGCAAGATATCTGGCGCAGCCGTCTTCAGCAAGCTCGACGCCAATGCTGGTTATTGGCAATTCCCGTTGTATCCGGAAAGCTCCGAGTTAACGACCTTCATCACGCTCTTGGGACGATACCAGTTCCTCCGCCTGCCCTTTGGCATCGCCACAGCACCAGAGTTCTTTCAGAGAGAAATGTTACGAATTCTGGAAGGCCTAGCAGGAACTACTTGTCACATGGACGACATTCTGGTTTACGGGAGTAACCGCAAGGAGCACGACAAACGCCTGGACGCTGTACTCCGGAGACTTAGTGATGCAGGTGTCACTTTGAATAAGGAAAAATGTGAGTTCGGAAAGCAGAGGATCCAGTTCCTGGGACATATCCTATCACCAGGGGGGATATCCGCCGACCCCGAAAAAACCGAAGCGATCCGGAAACTGCCTGTTCcggcgtcactcagcgagctCAGGGCCTTCTTCGGGATGCTAAACCATCTCATGAAGTTTCTGCCGGGACTGTCCGAAATCAGCAAACCTTTGCGGGATCTGCTTGCATCCGACGCCGCGTGGATCTGGGGCCCACAGCAGCAACGTGCGTTTGACAGCTTGAAAGACCAGCTCACAAGAACGCCTGTGCTGACGTACTACGACCCCGGTCGTCCACACACTCTCTCAGTGGATGCGTCTTCGTATGGCCTGGGCGCAGTATTGCTCCAGGAAGACCTGGACGGCCAGCGACGACCTGTTGCTTACGCTTCCAGGGCCCTGACGTCCACGGAAGAGCGGTACGCGCAGGTGGAGAAGGAGGCCTTGGCTATCACATGGGCGTGCGAAAAGTTCCGAATGTACGTTCTCGGCCTCCGTTTTCACGTCGAaaccgaccacaagccgctgGTGCCCATCTTTTCGACAAAGCGGCTGGACGATCTGACGTCTAGACTACAGCGGACGAGGTTACGTACCATGGAGTACGATTTCTCTATTGATCACGTGCCAGGAAAGCACCTGCACACCGCAGATGTTCTCTCGAGGAACCCTGTGCAGAGAAGCAACGGAGGACTTCTGGAAATCGCCTTAAAGGATTACGAAGCCCTTGCCATCGAAAGCCTGCCGGCGTCCGACAGCATGCTGCCGCGCATTAGACAAGCTCAGGAGGCAGACAGAACTCTGCAGTTGGTGACTCATTACAGCGCTACACAGTGGCCAGAAACGAGAGATCTCTCTCCTGAAGTTCGTCTATACGCAAGCGTTGCAGCCGAGCTCTCAGTTGTGGACGGTCTTCTCCTCAGGGGCGCCCGTCTGGTCATACCTCCTTCGCTTCGGCAAGAAGTTCTCGAGAAACTACACGTGGGCCATCAAGGCGTTTCAAGGTGCCGCGCTAACGCTCGCGAGACAGTCTGGTGGCCAGGAATCAGCGCTAACCTTCAAGACTTCGTGCACAAGTGCCCAGCCTGCCAGGCACACAGGCGGCCAGGCGCCGAACCGTTGCTTCAGACTCCGCTTCCGGCAAGACCGTGGGAGGTAATCGGCATGGACATTTTCTACGCCAAGTCCCGGAACTACCTAGTCGTTGTCGATTACTTTTCCAAATTCTTTGAGCTAGCGCCACTGAAGAAAACTGCAACCGCAGACGTCATCTCGAAGCTAGAGCCGATATTCGCAAGATTTGGGTTTCCCGACGTGATCCGCTCAGACAACGGACCACAGTTCGCGTCGCACGACTTCAAACGGTTCCTGTCGAAACACGACATCAGGCACGTGACGTCGAGCCCCTATTATCCCCAGGGCAACGGTCAGGCGGAACGAACAGTGCAGACGGCGAAGATGCTACTTGCAAAATCACCCAATGTGCACCAGGCGCTTCTAGCACACCGGTCTACGCCTGGACAGTGCGGTTACTCGCCGGCCGAGCTGCTGATGGGACGAAAGTCTACTGTGCCGACGACGCACGACAATCTTATTCCACAGTGGAGTCACTTGACCGAGTACAGGAAGGCGTACCACGAGGCGCAGAAGTCTCAAGCATCCACGTACGACACTCGACGGAGGGCGTGCGAACGCCAGGAGCTGCCCAGCGAAACACACGTTAGGATCCTGTCTGGAGCAGCAACACACGGTACGATTTTGGGCACAGGCTCTACTCCGAGGTCCTACGTCGTCCAAACAAGTGCTGGGGTCACAAGGCGCACAAGCAGGCACTTGCAGGCGGATTCGAGCTCGCATCGGGATGACCAGGCGGTCCAGCAGCGCTACAGTGATCAAACAACGGGGGAGACCTCCCACGCATCTCAAAACCAGGCTGAGTGA
- the LOC135398323 gene encoding chitinase-3-like protein 1 isoform X2, whose translation MSEKKRSVAPPKTQRSRRASKVEGFDELPKTLQPNLGKDWYRYSPARTPPPSLVSGSNPSYGAATPGIYVRPMFYLPSKPSDQRLASRRASMAYRNIEDDESPERAVPATARTLAPKAPNKVAGEAKRLEEPFVEEPAEVVEELNILPSDATLAGGHTATWGLMIESVGIFLLAAVIAFIVFYLNHLRQDDEDEDTSEAEPASGEQPAFYPYPIITNWNPYIKSVGVIVGGTPEEDQRFRTLFTESTAEAGQARTNFTENARKWCETYNYHRVYLFWSSPVGNITAEVTDKMTRMWTELSQYNISLGLVSDQRDYHLAAYDSGQLSRFLDPFSFLLVPPSFTDQEFQPTVLTYYDGFTINNITGFLSNTTSNKVDTACVLLPSFALESQLSIATATTIEQSQPSSGPGPAGPHTRKAGHLSFYETCDAVSGCLTSNFTYFRWSLCGNTWLSYPAPDLVHNFICEIQRRTGFSCFGVWDTDWDDVADHCGEGRYPMMRAVFHWPLQSCDQCNRSDFAC comes from the exons ATGTCCGAGAAGAAACGTTCTGTTGCACCGCCCAAAACCCAGAGGAGTCGCAGGGCCTCTAAAGTTGAAGGTTTCGATGAGCTTCCGAAAACTCTACAACCGAACTTGGGCAAGGACTGGTATCGCTACTCTCCTGCACGTACTCCTCCGCCTTCCCTCGTATCGGGGTCGAACCCTTCTTATGGTGCGGCTACGCCTGGCATCTACGTAAGGCCTATGTTCTACTTGCCGTCGAAGCCATCCGATCAGCGGTTGGCGTCCAGGAGGGCGTCTATGGCTTACCGAAATATCGAGGACGACGAATCGCCCGAACGTGCTGTTCCTGCCACAGCGCGGACTCTGGCGCCGAAGGCACCCAATAAGGTAGCTGGTGAAGCGAAGCGTCTCGAAGAACCATTCGTTGAGGAACCCGCG GAAGTGGTTGAAGAGCTAAACATTCTACCTTCAGATGCGACTCTTGCGGGAGGACACACGGCAACCTGGGGACTGATGATAGAGTCTGTAGGAATTTTTCTCCTGGCCGCGGTCATAGCTTTCATAGTCTTTTACTTAAACCACCTGAGGCAGGATGATGAAGATGAAGATACATCGGAAGCAGAACCAGCAAGT GGAGAACAGCCGGCCTTCTATCCGTACCCCATCATAACCAACTGGAACCCCTACATCAAATCTGTCGGCGTCATAGTCGGTGGAACGCCCGAGGAAGACCAGAGGTTCCGGACGCTCTTCACAGAGAGCACGGCCGAGGCTGGGCAGGCGCGGACGAATTTCACCGAG AACGCAAGGAAATGGTGCGAAACCTACAACTATCACCGGGTGTACCTCTTCTGGTCGTCCCCCGTGGGTAACATCACCGCGGAAGTGACTGACAAGATGACGAGGATGTGGACGGAGCTGTCTCAGTACAACATCAGCCTAGGCCTGGTATCTGACCAAAGAGATTATCACCTCGCCGCCTACGACTCGGGCCAGCTGAGCCGGTTCCTGGACCCTTTCTCTTTCCTCCTCGTACCGCCGTCCTTCACGGACCAGGAGTTCCAACCAACTGTCCTCAC TTACTACGACGGCTTCACTATCAACAATATCACCGGCTTCCTCAGCAACACCACGTCCAACAAGGTGGACACCGCCTGTGTCCTCCTGCCATCCTTTGCGCTCGAGTCCCAACTATCCATCGCAACAGCGACCACCATTGAGCAATCCCAACCCAGCAGCGGACCGGGTCCCGCGGGTCCACACACCAGGAAGGCCGGGCACTTATCCTTCTACGAAACCTGCGACGCTGTCTCCGGATGTTTGACCTCCAACTTCACTTACTTCCGATGGTCCTTGTGCGGAAACACGTGGCTTAGTTACCCCGCACCCGATCTGGTTCACAATTTCATCTGCGAGATCCAGAGGCGAACAGGATTTTCCTGCTTCGGAGTTTGGGACACGGACTGGGACGATGTCGCGGATCATTGCGGAGAAGGCCGCTACCCGATGATGAGGGCGGTCTTCCATTGGCCGCTACAATCATGTGATCAATGTAATAGAAGTGACTTCGCGTGTTGA
- the LOC135398323 gene encoding uncharacterized protein LOC135398323 isoform X1, whose product MSEKKRSVAPPKTQRSRRASKVEGFDELPKTLQPNLGKDWYRYSPARTPPPSLVSGSNPSYGAATPGIYVRPMFYLPSKPSDQRLASRRASMAYRNIEDDESPERAVPATARTLAPKAPNKVAGEAKRLEEPFVEEPAEVVEELNILPSDATLAGGHTATWGLMIESVGIFLLAAVIAFIVFYLNHLRQDDEDEDTSEAEPASTPSAMDPDYQFPYDSISPATSVPPLFSFDPNDTLYRLENHTVVCVFQSRSQDLHVYSSDYKSVAFPYPYCHLAVYCCMKMNDGYALVPRQGEQPAFYPYPIITNWNPYIKSVGVIVGGTPEEDQRFRTLFTESTAEAGQARTNFTENARKWCETYNYHRVYLFWSSPVGNITAEVTDKMTRMWTELSQYNISLGLVSDQRDYHLAAYDSGQLSRFLDPFSFLLVPPSFTDQEFQPTVLTYYDGFTINNITGFLSNTTSNKVDTACVLLPSFALESQLSIATATTIEQSQPSSGPGPAGPHTRKAGHLSFYETCDAVSGCLTSNFTYFRWSLCGNTWLSYPAPDLVHNFICEIQRRTGFSCFGVWDTDWDDVADHCGEGRYPMMRAVFHWPLQSCDQCNRSDFAC is encoded by the exons ATGTCCGAGAAGAAACGTTCTGTTGCACCGCCCAAAACCCAGAGGAGTCGCAGGGCCTCTAAAGTTGAAGGTTTCGATGAGCTTCCGAAAACTCTACAACCGAACTTGGGCAAGGACTGGTATCGCTACTCTCCTGCACGTACTCCTCCGCCTTCCCTCGTATCGGGGTCGAACCCTTCTTATGGTGCGGCTACGCCTGGCATCTACGTAAGGCCTATGTTCTACTTGCCGTCGAAGCCATCCGATCAGCGGTTGGCGTCCAGGAGGGCGTCTATGGCTTACCGAAATATCGAGGACGACGAATCGCCCGAACGTGCTGTTCCTGCCACAGCGCGGACTCTGGCGCCGAAGGCACCCAATAAGGTAGCTGGTGAAGCGAAGCGTCTCGAAGAACCATTCGTTGAGGAACCCGCG GAAGTGGTTGAAGAGCTAAACATTCTACCTTCAGATGCGACTCTTGCGGGAGGACACACGGCAACCTGGGGACTGATGATAGAGTCTGTAGGAATTTTTCTCCTGGCCGCGGTCATAGCTTTCATAGTCTTTTACTTAAACCACCTGAGGCAGGATGATGAAGATGAAGATACATCGGAAGCAGAACCAGCAAGT ACACCCTCTGCTATGGACCCGGACTATCAATTTCCCTACGACAGCATCTCGCCGGCTACTTCCGTACCGCCTCTGTTCTCCTTCGACCCCAATGACACCCTTTACAGACTCGAGAACCATACCGTGGTGTGCGTGTTCCAGTCCCGAAGTCAAGACCTCCACGTGTATAGTAGTGACTACAAGAGCGTCGCTTTTCCCTATCCGTACTGTCACTTGGCTGTTTACTGTTGCATGAAGATGAACGACGGATATGCTCTGGTACCTCGGCAGGGAGAACAGCCGGCCTTCTATCCGTACCCCATCATAACCAACTGGAACCCCTACATCAAATCTGTCGGCGTCATAGTCGGTGGAACGCCCGAGGAAGACCAGAGGTTCCGGACGCTCTTCACAGAGAGCACGGCCGAGGCTGGGCAGGCGCGGACGAATTTCACCGAG AACGCAAGGAAATGGTGCGAAACCTACAACTATCACCGGGTGTACCTCTTCTGGTCGTCCCCCGTGGGTAACATCACCGCGGAAGTGACTGACAAGATGACGAGGATGTGGACGGAGCTGTCTCAGTACAACATCAGCCTAGGCCTGGTATCTGACCAAAGAGATTATCACCTCGCCGCCTACGACTCGGGCCAGCTGAGCCGGTTCCTGGACCCTTTCTCTTTCCTCCTCGTACCGCCGTCCTTCACGGACCAGGAGTTCCAACCAACTGTCCTCAC TTACTACGACGGCTTCACTATCAACAATATCACCGGCTTCCTCAGCAACACCACGTCCAACAAGGTGGACACCGCCTGTGTCCTCCTGCCATCCTTTGCGCTCGAGTCCCAACTATCCATCGCAACAGCGACCACCATTGAGCAATCCCAACCCAGCAGCGGACCGGGTCCCGCGGGTCCACACACCAGGAAGGCCGGGCACTTATCCTTCTACGAAACCTGCGACGCTGTCTCCGGATGTTTGACCTCCAACTTCACTTACTTCCGATGGTCCTTGTGCGGAAACACGTGGCTTAGTTACCCCGCACCCGATCTGGTTCACAATTTCATCTGCGAGATCCAGAGGCGAACAGGATTTTCCTGCTTCGGAGTTTGGGACACGGACTGGGACGATGTCGCGGATCATTGCGGAGAAGGCCGCTACCCGATGATGAGGGCGGTCTTCCATTGGCCGCTACAATCATGTGATCAATGTAATAGAAGTGACTTCGCGTGTTGA